A single Desulfobaculum xiamenense DNA region contains:
- a CDS encoding PEP/pyruvate-binding domain-containing protein, producing MLRLPFLSRGIRRERVERPDAAERFRERYARFKSLLESNSELLTLIADLEEKLRGETPLTMAYVREQSSRAMFHTARMVDAINDLSGGRHARLRDDLERIRAQVLDVAERPPAPPDCDLVMPHCDISVDMGHLVGGKNAHLGEMCRAGVPVPPGFAVTTAGYYRLVEHGRILDGIRKALRGADPSDTASLSRVSEDVQRLFLSAELPPDLSQAIMTAHADMCRAAGAASMPIAMRSSAIGEDGELSFAGQYLTVLNVPRERVLRTYSMVLASLFTPRAIAYRLHMGIPSENVAMSVACLGMIEAVASGVMYSRSPVDSADDRVLVNAVWGLGPYAVDGVVTPDAYLLSREEPPRLVERRVAVKPVRLEGGEGGDLREVVVPDDVAAAPCLSDAQAVELATCALRLERHFKVAQDMEWALDPRGNLVFLQSRPLHACTQASQTADAPPVAGAEVLMEGGDTACPGVGSGPVHLVRSDEDLANFPDGAVLVAAHSSPRYVVVLPRSAAVITAAGSVTGHMASLAREFGVPAVFGATKAMTLAPGRVVTVDATRRRIYAGEVQGLSHECMPARPVFSGTPVHRSLEALGRHIIPLNLTDPKSPDFVPGNCRTVHDIMRMCHEFSYREMFAISDMAAQAGGVSVRLEARLPLDLHIIDLGGGLAPHSHSARQVVPDEVTSEPFAALLSGMLHDGLQRRGPAPVSLGGFLSVMSQRMMAPPEVGHERFGDRSYAIISDRYLNFSSRVGYHYSVLDAWCGDVVNENFINFEFKGGAADDVRRTRRARAIALILEALGFRVRTSSDRVVARYRKYSPSDTRERLDQLGRLLIFTRQMDMLMNGEQSVAHAAESFLAGRYGWEPPADGTSVAARDD from the coding sequence ATGTTGCGATTGCCATTCCTTTCGCGTGGAATCCGGCGGGAACGCGTCGAGCGTCCCGACGCGGCGGAGCGTTTTCGCGAGCGCTACGCGCGCTTCAAGTCCCTGCTCGAATCCAACTCCGAACTTCTGACTCTCATCGCAGACCTCGAAGAGAAGCTCCGGGGCGAGACGCCGTTGACCATGGCCTACGTGCGCGAGCAGTCCTCGCGGGCCATGTTTCATACGGCGCGGATGGTCGATGCCATAAACGACCTCTCCGGCGGCCGACATGCGCGTCTGCGTGACGATCTCGAACGCATCCGCGCGCAGGTTCTCGACGTGGCCGAACGCCCGCCAGCGCCGCCGGATTGCGACCTCGTCATGCCGCATTGCGACATTTCCGTGGACATGGGGCATCTGGTCGGCGGCAAGAACGCGCACCTCGGCGAGATGTGCCGCGCCGGGGTTCCTGTCCCGCCGGGCTTCGCCGTGACCACTGCGGGATATTATCGCCTCGTGGAGCATGGCCGTATTCTGGACGGCATTCGCAAGGCCCTGCGCGGGGCCGATCCCTCGGATACCGCCTCCCTGTCCCGCGTGTCCGAGGACGTGCAACGCCTATTTCTCTCCGCCGAGCTGCCCCCGGACTTGTCGCAGGCCATCATGACCGCCCATGCCGACATGTGCCGCGCCGCCGGTGCGGCCTCCATGCCCATAGCCATGCGGTCCAGCGCCATCGGCGAGGATGGGGAACTCTCCTTTGCCGGGCAGTATCTCACCGTGCTCAACGTCCCTCGCGAGCGCGTGCTGCGGACCTATTCCATGGTTCTCGCCAGCCTCTTCACGCCGCGCGCCATCGCCTACCGCCTGCACATGGGCATTCCCTCCGAGAATGTCGCCATGAGCGTGGCCTGTCTCGGCATGATCGAGGCGGTGGCCAGCGGCGTCATGTATTCCCGCAGCCCGGTCGATTCCGCAGACGATCGGGTGTTGGTCAACGCCGTGTGGGGGCTTGGTCCCTACGCCGTGGATGGCGTGGTCACCCCCGATGCCTATCTGCTTTCCCGCGAGGAACCGCCGCGTCTTGTCGAGCGTCGAGTGGCCGTGAAGCCCGTGCGCCTTGAAGGCGGAGAGGGCGGGGACCTGCGCGAGGTCGTCGTGCCGGATGACGTGGCCGCCGCACCCTGTCTTTCCGATGCGCAGGCCGTGGAACTCGCCACCTGCGCCCTGCGTCTTGAACGGCATTTCAAGGTGGCGCAGGATATGGAGTGGGCGCTCGATCCCCGGGGTAATCTCGTTTTCCTGCAATCGCGGCCCCTGCATGCCTGTACCCAAGCCTCGCAGACGGCGGACGCCCCGCCCGTGGCGGGAGCCGAGGTGCTCATGGAGGGCGGGGACACCGCCTGCCCCGGCGTGGGCAGTGGGCCGGTGCACCTTGTCCGTAGTGACGAGGATCTCGCGAATTTCCCGGATGGCGCGGTGTTGGTGGCCGCCCATTCCTCGCCGCGCTACGTCGTCGTGCTGCCGCGTTCGGCGGCGGTCATCACTGCGGCGGGCAGCGTGACCGGGCACATGGCCTCCCTTGCGCGCGAGTTCGGCGTTCCCGCCGTCTTCGGCGCGACAAAGGCCATGACCCTCGCCCCCGGACGAGTCGTCACCGTGGATGCCACCCGCCGTCGCATTTACGCCGGAGAGGTGCAGGGGCTGTCCCACGAGTGCATGCCCGCGCGTCCCGTCTTTTCCGGCACGCCCGTCCACCGCTCCCTTGAGGCGCTGGGGCGGCACATCATTCCCCTCAATCTCACCGACCCCAAATCCCCGGATTTCGTCCCGGGCAACTGTCGCACCGTGCACGACATCATGCGCATGTGCCACGAGTTCTCCTACCGCGAGATGTTCGCCATCAGCGACATGGCCGCGCAGGCGGGCGGCGTGTCCGTGCGCCTCGAAGCCCGGCTGCCGCTTGATCTGCACATTATCGACCTTGGCGGTGGTCTTGCTCCGCACTCCCACAGTGCGCGGCAGGTCGTTCCCGATGAGGTCACCTCCGAACCCTTCGCGGCCCTGCTGTCCGGCATGCTGCACGACGGCCTGCAACGGCGCGGGCCCGCTCCGGTCAGCCTCGGCGGGTTCCTTTCCGTCATGAGCCAGCGCATGATGGCTCCGCCGGAGGTCGGGCACGAGCGTTTTGGCGACCGCAGCTACGCCATCATTTCCGACCGTTACCTCAACTTCAGCTCCCGCGTGGGCTACCACTACAGCGTTCTCGACGCGTGGTGCGGCGACGTGGTCAACGAGAACTTCATCAACTTCGAGTTCAAGGGCGGTGCCGCCGACGACGTCCGGCGCACCCGACGCGCCCGCGCCATCGCGCTCATCCTCGAAGCCCTCGGCTTCCGCGTGCGTACCAGCAGCGACCGCGTCGTGGCGCGCTATCGCAAGTATTCCCCGTCAGACACCCGCGAACGCCTCGACCAACTCGGCCGCCTGCTCATTTTCACTCGCCAGATGGATATGCTCATGAACGGC
- a CDS encoding sigma 54-interacting transcriptional regulator yields the protein MGLFNGRFPSLVLRGGPEGFGFWSIGTRLLMWLIPAVVCILGISGLFSYRVSCSFIDLVLERNVRVQTLAISHQVEQLFSKCREDILFISQGGVSADVLRDFVARNRSAGGVDYREAGFVSSDGGGHFVIVSRNGDMSVAEDGEFGSIRPNPLLTFDEAEGIRPGEVRISRIIEIEYPFVGPEGAQQRVSTHILRFFTPCVGPEGREGLLFVGLDVRHVRNILSLYNSDKSPLWGYPRSSEVRFAYLFDNDGWMLCQSEELEKKETALSTYLARAGMEGTLGRPGLSCAFRPSSGNKFFWGMVFENRSGQSGIIREENRGHHTSSVNDYYLAWAPLFYAPVAGGERHVVGGIAFEDRSVLTVAAGYKHLDVMFIITIVSALLLAAVIIGVSHCLTRPIMQLARTVDRMHDEGEIREIAVKTSGYEAERLRDAFNRMIAIMRRQIEEIRRRDETIRDVSLREKAALDDEVPAVLAEDDVIPEIIGIGPEIEQLKSDIVRAAQVDVDVLVVGETGTGKQLAAEAVHRHSPRRTKPFISINCGALDENLLLDTLFGHVRGAFTEARTDRKGAFQEAHGGTLFLDEIQSASPKVQQSLLRAIAMRKIKPLGSDREVDVNVRLIAATNADLPEEIREGRFREDLYFRLKVIMLSTPPLRRHRESIPALAQHYLHKAEAVAGRKGLALSKGALEKLREYDWPGNIRELVNVITRAAVMSTRSVIQAEDIRLEDEDDRIRTRGWAEIESAWTGADESLPEEPFGLPSPSQSETEASSASVASSSDRAPAGWGASADSARPEPPASPKPAAPRRPSRAQAEPIEVGDELNIRQQRAIEVIRRRGEITRSGYQKLVGGDLPSRTAIYDLQDLVKKGLLKKTGKGPATKYVSV from the coding sequence ATGGGTCTCTTCAACGGCAGGTTTCCATCGCTGGTACTGCGTGGCGGTCCGGAGGGCTTCGGGTTCTGGAGCATCGGCACCCGGCTCCTCATGTGGCTCATTCCGGCCGTGGTCTGCATCCTTGGCATATCCGGCCTCTTTTCCTACAGAGTGTCCTGCTCGTTCATCGACCTCGTCCTCGAACGCAACGTTCGCGTGCAGACCCTTGCAATCTCCCATCAGGTCGAACAGCTCTTCTCGAAATGTCGCGAGGATATCCTCTTTATTTCGCAAGGCGGCGTGAGCGCCGATGTTTTGCGTGATTTTGTTGCGCGAAACAGGTCCGCAGGCGGCGTGGACTATCGCGAGGCAGGGTTTGTTTCCAGCGATGGAGGCGGGCATTTCGTGATCGTATCGCGCAATGGCGATATGTCCGTGGCCGAGGACGGCGAGTTCGGTTCCATACGTCCCAATCCGCTGCTCACCTTCGACGAGGCCGAAGGCATCCGTCCCGGAGAGGTGCGTATCTCCCGCATTATCGAAATCGAATATCCGTTTGTGGGGCCGGAGGGCGCGCAGCAGCGCGTTTCCACCCATATCTTACGTTTCTTCACGCCCTGCGTTGGTCCCGAAGGCCGCGAGGGTCTACTCTTCGTCGGACTCGACGTCCGGCATGTCCGAAACATCCTGTCGCTGTACAACTCCGACAAATCGCCCCTGTGGGGCTATCCCCGCAGCAGTGAGGTCCGTTTCGCCTACCTCTTCGACAACGACGGCTGGATGCTCTGCCAGTCCGAGGAGTTGGAGAAAAAGGAGACCGCACTGTCCACCTATCTCGCGCGAGCGGGCATGGAGGGCACCCTCGGTCGTCCCGGCCTGTCCTGCGCGTTTCGTCCGTCATCGGGCAACAAGTTCTTCTGGGGGATGGTCTTCGAGAACCGCAGCGGCCAGAGCGGTATCATCCGCGAGGAGAACAGGGGGCATCACACGTCGAGCGTGAACGATTACTACCTCGCGTGGGCACCGCTGTTCTATGCTCCCGTGGCTGGCGGAGAGCGGCACGTGGTGGGTGGCATCGCCTTCGAGGATCGTAGCGTGTTGACCGTGGCGGCGGGCTACAAGCATCTGGACGTGATGTTCATCATCACCATAGTTTCCGCGTTACTTCTCGCCGCCGTGATCATTGGCGTGAGCCATTGCCTGACCCGACCCATCATGCAGTTGGCGAGAACCGTCGATCGTATGCACGACGAGGGCGAAATCCGCGAGATCGCGGTCAAGACGTCTGGCTACGAGGCCGAGCGTCTGCGCGATGCGTTCAATAGGATGATCGCCATCATGCGTCGTCAGATCGAGGAGATACGCCGCCGTGACGAAACCATTCGCGATGTGAGCCTGCGCGAGAAGGCGGCCTTGGATGATGAGGTGCCCGCCGTGCTCGCCGAGGACGACGTCATCCCCGAGATCATCGGCATTGGTCCGGAAATTGAACAGCTCAAGTCGGATATCGTTCGCGCCGCACAGGTGGATGTGGACGTGCTCGTCGTCGGCGAGACGGGAACCGGCAAGCAGTTGGCCGCAGAGGCCGTGCATCGCCACAGCCCGCGCCGCACGAAACCGTTCATTTCAATTAACTGTGGAGCGCTGGACGAGAACCTGCTGCTGGACACCCTGTTCGGCCACGTGCGCGGCGCGTTCACCGAGGCCCGCACCGACCGCAAGGGCGCGTTCCAGGAGGCCCATGGCGGAACCCTGTTCCTCGATGAGATTCAGTCCGCGTCGCCCAAGGTCCAGCAGTCGCTCCTGCGCGCCATTGCCATGCGCAAGATCAAGCCGCTGGGCAGTGACCGCGAGGTCGACGTCAACGTCCGGCTCATTGCGGCCACCAACGCCGATCTCCCCGAGGAGATTCGCGAGGGACGCTTCCGGGAGGACCTCTACTTCCGGCTGAAGGTCATCATGCTCTCCACCCCCCCGCTTCGGCGGCACCGCGAGAGCATTCCGGCCCTTGCGCAGCACTATCTGCACAAGGCCGAGGCCGTGGCCGGACGCAAGGGGTTGGCCCTCAGCAAGGGAGCGCTGGAGAAGCTGCGTGAATACGACTGGCCGGGGAACATTCGCGAACTGGTCAACGTCATCACCCGCGCGGCGGTCATGAGCACGCGTTCCGTCATCCAGGCCGAGGACATTCGGTTGGAGGACGAGGACGATCGCATCAGAACGCGCGGGTGGGCCGAGATCGAATCGGCGTGGACCGGCGCGGACGAATCGTTGCCAGAGGAGCCGTTTGGCCTGCCGTCTCCGTCGCAGAGTGAAACGGAGGCCAGCTCCGCAAGCGTTGCGTCCTCTTCCGACCGCGCTCCTGCGGGGTGGGGCGCATCTGCGGACTCCGCCAGACCGGAGCCGCCTGCATCGCCCAAGCCCGCCGCGCCGCGTCGCCCCTCGCGGGCGCAGGCCGAGCCGATCGAGGTGGGGGATGAGTTGAATATCCGCCAGCAGCGGGCCATAGAGGTCATCCGCCGCCGTGGCGAGATTACCCGCAGTGGCTATCAGAAGCTCGTGGGCGGCGATCTGCCCTCGCGCACGGCCATCTACGACCTGCAGGACCTCGTGAAGAAGGGCCTGCTCAAAAAGACGGGCAAGGGACCGGCCACCAAGTACGTTTCGGTGTGA